The sequence below is a genomic window from Kitasatospora kifunensis.
AGGTCGAGCAGCTCGCCCAGGGTGCCGACCCGGGACTGCGGCGGGAGCAGCTCGGCCATCAACGGCAGCACCTGCTCCTCCTCGATCCGCAGGTGGGTCTCCAGGCGCGCGGCCAACTCCTCCACCGCGTAGGCGACCGGCCAGGCGCTGGCCGGATCCCGGGTGGCCACCCGCATCAGCGTGGTGGTCCGGGTGAAGGAGTGGTCCAGGTTGTGGTGGTCGTCCTCCAGCCAGTTGACCAGCAGGCGCAGCTCCGGGGCGAAGCGGCGCAGCAGCGGCCAGAGCCGGACGTCCTGCTGCTCGTGGTGGCAGGTGAGCATCGCGGTGAGGAAGTCCCAGTGCCGCTGCAGGGCCGCAGCACCCGTCTCGTCGTCGGGCTGCAGCAGGCGCAGCGCGGTCGGCAGGCGGGCGAGGTCGCGGCGCAGGGCCGCGTGGACCAGGCGCAGACCGGCGAAACGGACGGGGCGCACGGTCGGCACCACCTCATGGGAGCCGCGCTGGGCGGGGACGACAAGCAGATGCGGCTGCATGGCACTCTCTTCAACACTGTCATGGCGGGCTTCGGGACCAGGCGGCGCCGCTTCCCGAAGCGGGTGTGTGAGCGGGAGGCGCGACGTTGCGGTTCCAGCGTGCCGCCAGTGGATCAGAGGCGAATCAACACCGGCTTGCTGCGCAGGTCAGAGCGGTGGAACAAGAAAACCGGGCGGTGCTGACAGTTCGTCAGCACCGCCCGGTTCGCCACCGCGCAGGGGGTTAGGCCGCGGTCGGCCCGTCGAGGTTCTGGGTGAGCCACTGCAGGGTGTCGGGGATCATCTTCTTGAAGTGCGAGGTGAGGTGCTTGCCGCCCGGCTGCTCGTAGTAGTCGATCTTGGTGGGCGCGGCGGCCTTCGCCACCCAGGCCTTGACCAGCTTGACCTCATCCGGCGTGGCGCCGCCGGCCGTGGCCAGCATCCGCACGTCCGCCTTGCTCTGGCCGACCAGCACGTCCGGGCTGTTGGCCAGCCGCTCGGCCTCGTGGCCCTTCCAGAACGAGGAGTCCGGGTTGAAGTAGCCGTCGATCGGCACCGCGGCCTTGTAGATGTCCGGGTGCTGCAGCGCCATCTTGGCGCTGCAGAACGCACCGGTGGAGGCGCCCATCAGGCCCCAGCCGTCGCGGCTCCTGAGGGTGCGGAAGTTGGCGCGCACGAAGTCGGGAACGTCCTGGGACATCCAGGTGCCCATCTTCGGCTGGCCGGGGATGTCGCTGCAGTCCAGGGTCTGCTTCTCGTCGGAGACCAGGTTCTGCACCGGCATCACCATGATGAACGGGTGCGCCTTGCCCTGCTTGGCCAGCTCCTCGTCCTGCACCTGGATCGGCAGCTGGTCGTCGGTCCAGGTGTTGTAGCCGTTGCTCTGGCCGCCCGCGTAGAGAGTGAGCACCGGGAAGCCGTAGTTCGCGTACTTGGGGTCGTTGTACTGCGGCGGGAGCCAGACCCACACCTTGCCGGTGACCCCGGACTTCTTGCCGGCCAGCGTGGTCATCATGATCGGCCCGGCCGCGGTGTCACGCGCCTTGGTCAGCTGGGTCGCCGGCCCGGTCGGCAGCTGCACCTTGTCGGAGCCGCCGGACGGCGAGCCGCTCGGCGCGGCCGAACCGGACGGCGAGCCGGCGGACGGTGAACCGGCCGGCGCCGCACCCCCCGAGGCGCCGGGCGAGGGCGAGACCTTGGCCGCGACCGGAGCAGCCTTGGCCGCCGGTTTGTCGCCGTCCGGCCCGCACGCGGCGAGCGCGGCCGCCAGCACGAGGACGACGGCAGAGGACAGGACGACACGTGGACGGGCGAGCGGCGGCTGCAAGGTCGGACTTTCCGGGTGGTGGGTGGTGCCCGGACGGTGGATCCGGGCGGCGGCGAGCCGGGCGGGGGTCGCCGCGCGGGTGCTGTCGATCCTACGACGGGCCCCAGGCCGTCCATGGTTGCGACCTGGCGGGCCACCACCCCATATCCGGTGCCGGTTTGGCAAAGATCCGCCGATCGGCGGGGGTCGATCGGCTGGACGGCGTACCCGGAGGCGAGGGCCTCGACCAAGGCGGCCGGCCGGCCGGAAACCGTCCGACCGCCGACCTGACGAAGTGTCACCCGACCGGTGCGACCCGCAGGATCACAACAGCCCCAGGGAGGTGAACGGTTCGGTGATGACCCGCTCCAACACGGGCACCGCGGAGGAGCGCACCAGCGTCCTGGCGCCGAAGACCGCGGGCACGATGTCGGCGGCCACCGCGGCGCCTCGGTGGCTGCGCTCGGCGACCTCGGCCCGCAGGTCGTCCAGGTACTCCTCGGCGACCAGGATGCCGCCGGCCAGCACCACCCGGCTCGGGTTGAGCAGGTCGACCAGGGTGGCGATCGCCCGCCCCGCCCGCCGGGCCCGGCGGCGCAGCAGCTCCTGCGCGCGGACGTCCCCGCTGCCGGAACCGGCCGGGCGGGCGGCGGCGACCAGCCGCTCAAGGTCCAGCGAGCCGCCGCTGCCGCCGTGCGCGGCGGGTCCGAGCAGGCCGGCCGCGCGCGCCTGCGCGACGAGCGCGAGATCGCCGGCCGCGGCGCCGAGGCAGCCGGTCCCGCAGTGCGGGCAGCGCAGCCCTGGCTCGTCGGTGGCGAGCAGGTGCTCGATGCCACCGGCCGCCGCGCCGGGACCGCGGTGCACGGTGCGGTCCACCACGATCGCCGCGCCCACCACGTTGCCGATGAAGACCAGCACGAAGTCGTCCACCTCGCGCCCGGCGCCGAACCACAGCTCGGCGCGGGCGATGG
It includes:
- a CDS encoding hemerythrin domain-containing protein, with amino-acid sequence MQPHLLVVPAQRGSHEVVPTVRPVRFAGLRLVHAALRRDLARLPTALRLLQPDDETGAAALQRHWDFLTAMLTCHHEQQDVRLWPLLRRFAPELRLLVNWLEDDHHNLDHSFTRTTTLMRVATRDPASAWPVAYAVEELAARLETHLRIEEEQVLPLMAELLPPQSRVGTLGELLDLLRMADGPGTPDALAWLLEGVAAEQIEALLAECDDLTARQWPHWQAVYARCVAELWGTTPVGE
- a CDS encoding alpha/beta hydrolase; amino-acid sequence: MQPPLARPRVVLSSAVVLVLAAALAACGPDGDKPAAKAAPVAAKVSPSPGASGGAAPAGSPSAGSPSGSAAPSGSPSGGSDKVQLPTGPATQLTKARDTAAGPIMMTTLAGKKSGVTGKVWVWLPPQYNDPKYANYGFPVLTLYAGGQSNGYNTWTDDQLPIQVQDEELAKQGKAHPFIMVMPVQNLVSDEKQTLDCSDIPGQPKMGTWMSQDVPDFVRANFRTLRSRDGWGLMGASTGAFCSAKMALQHPDIYKAAVPIDGYFNPDSSFWKGHEAERLANSPDVLVGQSKADVRMLATAGGATPDEVKLVKAWVAKAAAPTKIDYYEQPGGKHLTSHFKKMIPDTLQWLTQNLDGPTAA
- a CDS encoding ROK family transcriptional regulator — its product is MTVHSEQPQGLITPGQRAEYMRQGNASAVLRAVLAYGPVSRAEIARHTGLSAPSVTKLTSTLIEAGLLDELAPVEPTQGRPRVPLRVDPERTVALGLHIGMLRTTFGLVGLDGRVLVERELAHAGAGELTPRRIAARAAEGVRTFLDERLDGRRLVGTGVSIGGWVDGARGQVVEHGPLGWREVALLDELTGRLPGPLVLEQTVRAIARAELWFGAGREVDDFVLVFIGNVVGAAIVVDRTVHRGPGAAAGGIEHLLATDEPGLRCPHCGTGCLGAAAGDLALVAQARAAGLLGPAAHGGSGGSLDLERLVAAARPAGSGSGDVRAQELLRRRARRAGRAIATLVDLLNPSRVVLAGGILVAEEYLDDLRAEVAERSHRGAAVAADIVPAVFGARTLVRSSAVPVLERVITEPFTSLGLL